In a single window of the Thermoanaerobacterium sp. PSU-2 genome:
- the speE gene encoding polyamine aminopropyltransferase: protein MELWFTEHHNDSIGYSLKVNRTLNSENTQYQKLDVIESEFYGRVLILDGILQTTEKDEFVYHEMIVHVPLFTHKNPKSVLIVGGGDGGAVKEILKHDSVERVVLAEIDDRVVENSKKYLPTISCGLYDEKVEIMIGDGIKYVSEHKNEFDVVIVDSTDPIGPAVGLFTEDFYRSVYECLKEDGIIVAQTESPFIYGSLINKLSKMFKNIYPIVKPYICTIPTYPGHLWTFTMGSKKYDPEAVDVNNIPNIDTKYYTPQLHKASFVLPKFVKEIFEEA, encoded by the coding sequence ATGGAACTATGGTTTACTGAACATCACAACGATTCTATAGGTTATTCATTAAAAGTAAATAGAACATTGAATTCTGAAAATACCCAATATCAAAAGTTAGACGTAATAGAGTCTGAATTTTATGGTAGGGTATTGATTCTTGATGGAATTTTGCAAACGACAGAGAAAGATGAGTTTGTATATCACGAGATGATAGTGCATGTTCCGCTTTTTACTCACAAAAATCCTAAAAGCGTTTTAATAGTAGGAGGTGGCGATGGTGGTGCCGTAAAAGAAATTTTAAAGCACGATTCAGTGGAAAGAGTTGTTCTCGCAGAGATCGATGATCGTGTTGTGGAAAATTCGAAAAAATATCTACCTACAATTAGCTGTGGATTATATGATGAAAAAGTAGAGATTATGATTGGCGATGGAATAAAATATGTGAGTGAGCACAAGAATGAATTTGATGTTGTAATTGTAGATTCGACAGATCCTATAGGCCCTGCGGTAGGGTTATTCACAGAGGATTTTTATAGATCTGTGTATGAGTGCTTAAAGGAAGACGGAATTATAGTAGCACAGACAGAGTCACCTTTTATTTATGGTAGCTTAATAAATAAATTAAGTAAGATGTTTAAAAATATTTACCCAATAGTAAAGCCATATATATGTACTATACCGACATATCCGGGGCATTTGTGGACTTTTACAATGGGTTCTAAGAAGTATGATCCTGAAGCTGTAGATGTGAATAATATTCCTAATATTGACACAAAATATTATACGCCACAGTTACATAAAGCCAGCTTTGTGTTGCCGAAATTTGTAAAAGAAATTTTTGAGGAGGCATAG
- a CDS encoding oxaloacetate decarboxylase subunit alpha → MSKIKITETVLRDAHQSLLATRMTTDEMLPIAEKLDEVGFFSLEAWGGATFDACMRFLNEDPWERLRLLKKAIKKTPLQMLLRGQNLLGYKHYPDDVVNEFIIKSVENGIDIIRVFDALNDVRNLEVPIKSAKSAGAHVQAAIVYTVSPVHNTDHYLKVAKSLQDMGVDSICIKDMSGILSPYAAYDLIKSLKRALYTPIQLHSHYTAGLASMTYLKAIEAGVDGVDTAISSLALGTSQPATESIVAALKDTEYDTGLDLKLLAEIAQYFNVVKQNHKNDSDMSLLMFVDVKALESQIPGGMLSNLVSQLKQQNALNKYQDVLKEVPRVREDLGYPPLVTPMSQMVGTQAVLNVITGERYKIVPKEIKDYVKGLYGMPPAPISDSIREKIIGDEEIISNRPADLLSPQLDEFKNEIKEFIEQDEDVLSYALFPQVARRFFEYRQAKKYKIDSTLLNIEERVHPI, encoded by the coding sequence ATGTCTAAGATAAAAATAACGGAGACTGTTTTAAGAGATGCACATCAATCATTGCTGGCAACTAGGATGACAACTGATGAAATGCTTCCTATAGCAGAGAAATTAGATGAAGTTGGCTTTTTCTCATTGGAAGCATGGGGCGGTGCTACATTTGATGCATGTATGAGATTTTTGAACGAAGACCCATGGGAAAGATTAAGACTTTTAAAGAAGGCGATTAAGAAGACGCCTCTTCAAATGTTGTTAAGAGGTCAAAATTTACTTGGATATAAACACTATCCTGATGATGTTGTAAATGAATTTATAATAAAATCTGTTGAAAATGGTATAGATATAATAAGAGTTTTTGATGCATTAAATGATGTGAGAAATTTAGAAGTGCCAATAAAATCTGCAAAAAGCGCAGGTGCTCATGTGCAGGCAGCTATTGTATATACAGTTAGTCCTGTACATAATACAGATCATTATTTGAAAGTGGCAAAGTCTCTTCAAGATATGGGTGTGGATTCCATATGTATTAAGGATATGTCTGGAATATTATCACCTTATGCTGCATACGATCTGATTAAATCTCTAAAAAGAGCACTTTACACGCCGATTCAACTGCATAGCCATTATACAGCAGGACTGGCTTCAATGACTTATTTAAAAGCCATAGAAGCTGGTGTAGACGGAGTTGATACAGCCATTTCTTCTCTTGCTTTAGGAACATCACAGCCAGCTACAGAATCAATTGTGGCTGCATTGAAAGATACAGAATATGATACAGGGTTAGATTTAAAATTGCTTGCTGAGATAGCTCAGTATTTTAATGTGGTTAAGCAAAATCACAAAAATGACAGCGATATGTCTTTGCTTATGTTTGTTGATGTTAAAGCATTAGAGAGCCAAATACCAGGGGGAATGTTATCGAATTTGGTTTCACAGCTAAAGCAGCAGAATGCATTAAACAAATATCAGGATGTCTTGAAAGAAGTTCCAAGGGTACGAGAAGATTTAGGATACCCTCCTCTTGTTACTCCAATGAGTCAAATGGTTGGAACTCAGGCTGTTTTAAATGTTATTACAGGAGAAAGATATAAAATAGTTCCTAAAGAAATTAAAGATTATGTCAAAGGTTTATACGGGATGCCACCAGCTCCAATTTCAGATTCTATACGAGAGAAAATAATTGGCGATGAAGAAATAATCTCAAATAGGCCAGCAGATTTACTAAGTCCTCAATTGGATGAATTTAAAAATGAGATAAAGGAATTTATAGAGCAAGATGAAGATGTTTTATCATATGCATTATTTCCTCAAGTAGCAAGAAGGTTTTTTGAGTATAGGCAAGCTAAAAAATACAAAATTGATTCAACATTATTGAATATCGAAGAGAGGGTTCACCCAATATAA
- the speB gene encoding agmatinase: MIIKDNLSNGGKFLGSSDDYYKSEIVIVGAPMDYTVSFKPGTRFGPQAIRMASLGLEEYSVYLDRSLKDKKYYDYGDLILPYGNVEKCLNIIGDAAKDIIDAGKKPIFLGGEHLISAPILEKVFKKYGNELVVLHFDAHTDLRTEFFGERDSHATVLRIASEFVNKKNMYHFGIRSGVKEEFVFAFKNTNMFLYDVVEPLKSILDNIKSKPIYITWDIDVLDPAFAPGTGTPEPGGITSKEALSAIHMLKDLNVVGMDLVEVSPDYDHSGITSILAAKLIRESILSFL, encoded by the coding sequence TTGATAATAAAAGACAATTTATCAAACGGTGGAAAATTTTTGGGGAGCAGCGATGATTATTATAAATCTGAAATTGTGATTGTAGGTGCTCCTATGGATTATACTGTAAGCTTTAAACCCGGAACACGCTTTGGACCACAGGCAATAAGGATGGCATCTTTAGGATTAGAAGAGTACAGTGTATATCTAGATAGAAGTTTAAAAGACAAAAAGTATTATGATTATGGTGATTTGATATTACCTTATGGAAATGTAGAAAAATGTTTAAATATAATTGGTGATGCTGCTAAAGATATTATAGATGCTGGGAAAAAGCCGATATTTTTGGGTGGTGAACATTTAATAAGTGCTCCAATCTTAGAAAAAGTTTTTAAAAAGTACGGAAATGAGTTAGTTGTGCTTCACTTTGACGCACATACAGATCTGAGAACTGAATTTTTTGGAGAAAGAGATTCCCATGCTACAGTTTTAAGAATTGCCTCTGAATTTGTAAACAAAAAAAATATGTATCATTTTGGCATACGCTCAGGTGTTAAAGAGGAATTTGTATTTGCATTCAAAAATACCAATATGTTCTTATATGATGTTGTTGAACCCTTGAAATCAATACTTGATAATATAAAATCAAAGCCTATATACATCACATGGGACATAGACGTTTTAGATCCCGCTTTTGCACCTGGTACAGGTACTCCTGAACCCGGCGGTATAACCTCAAAAGAAGCGCTAAGTGCAATACACATGTTAAAGGATCTAAATGTTGTAGGTATGGATTTGGTTGAAGTATCGCCTGATTACGACCATTCGGGTATAACGTCGATTTTGGCTGCGAAATTGATTAGAGAGTCTATTCTATCATTCTTATGA
- a CDS encoding GNAT family N-acetyltransferase, with protein MFKIKFASEEDLKYIKEIADYFELPFSVDLSKCINMIATDEKPFGFITIKVYDDMAYIIGHAVLPEYQMKGYGTMLLKVALNNVYDFGIKKACIKHSKFDDFYIKNHFERLEDILYVDIEELFKK; from the coding sequence ATGTTTAAAATTAAGTTTGCATCAGAAGAAGATTTAAAATATATAAAAGAAATTGCTGATTATTTTGAATTGCCTTTTTCAGTAGATCTAAGCAAATGTATTAATATGATAGCAACAGATGAAAAGCCTTTTGGCTTTATAACAATAAAAGTGTATGATGATATGGCTTATATAATAGGACATGCTGTTTTGCCTGAATATCAGATGAAAGGCTATGGAACAATGCTTTTAAAAGTTGCTTTAAACAATGTATATGATTTTGGAATCAAAAAAGCGTGCATAAAACATTCTAAATTTGATGATTTTTATATTAAAAATCATTTTGAAAGATTAGAAGACATTCTATATGTCGATATAGAAGAATTATTTAAAAAATAA
- a CDS encoding FAD-dependent oxidoreductase: MVKVVVIGGGWAGCAAALTAKKAGAEVVLLEKTDMLLGCGLVGGIMRNNGRFTAAEEIKYLGGYELIEITDMCARHRNIEFPGHKHANLYDITKVEPEIRKMLLNKGIKIKFISRAADVIMENKTKIKGIVLDDESVEYGDVFIETTGSTGPMGNCLRYGNGCSMCILRCPSFGPRISISYRAGVEDILGMRSDEVYGAFSGSCKLNKDSLSDEIREKLDKEGVVVLPVPEEDVNMDKLNIKVCQQYALPEYAKNVILLDTGHAKLMTPFYPLEKLRKIPGLERARFEDPYSGGKANSIRYLSIAPRNNGMKVKGLDNLLCAGEKSGLFTGHTEAMTTGCLAGHNSVRLSLGMPLLELPRNLASGDLIAYENECIETKEGLKNRYTFAGGIYFDRMKSLGLYTTNTDAIREKVERDNLMGIYNEKLV, translated from the coding sequence ATGGTTAAGGTTGTTGTTATTGGCGGCGGTTGGGCAGGATGTGCAGCAGCTCTTACGGCAAAAAAAGCAGGTGCTGAAGTCGTATTGCTTGAAAAAACAGATATGTTGTTAGGTTGTGGTTTAGTGGGAGGAATAATGCGAAATAATGGCAGGTTTACTGCTGCAGAAGAAATAAAATATTTAGGTGGATATGAATTGATTGAGATAACTGATATGTGTGCAAGACATAGAAATATTGAATTTCCAGGTCATAAACACGCAAATCTGTACGATATAACTAAGGTTGAGCCTGAAATAAGAAAAATGCTATTAAATAAAGGGATTAAAATTAAATTTATATCTAGAGCGGCAGATGTAATAATGGAAAACAAGACAAAAATCAAAGGTATTGTTTTAGATGATGAATCAGTTGAATATGGCGATGTATTTATAGAGACTACCGGCTCAACAGGGCCTATGGGAAATTGTTTAAGATACGGCAATGGTTGTTCAATGTGTATACTAAGATGTCCATCTTTTGGACCAAGGATTAGCATAAGTTACCGAGCAGGTGTTGAAGATATTTTAGGAATGAGATCTGATGAAGTTTATGGTGCCTTTAGTGGGTCTTGTAAGTTGAATAAGGATTCATTAAGCGATGAAATCAGAGAGAAACTTGATAAAGAAGGTGTTGTCGTGTTGCCAGTTCCTGAAGAAGATGTAAACATGGATAAACTGAATATAAAAGTATGCCAACAATATGCTCTTCCAGAATACGCAAAGAATGTCATTTTACTTGATACTGGCCATGCCAAGCTGATGACCCCATTTTATCCTTTAGAAAAATTAAGAAAAATTCCAGGGCTTGAAAGAGCCAGGTTTGAAGATCCATATTCTGGAGGAAAGGCTAATTCAATTAGATATCTCTCTATTGCTCCCAGGAATAACGGAATGAAAGTAAAAGGTCTTGATAATTTGCTTTGTGCGGGAGAAAAATCAGGGCTTTTTACTGGACATACCGAAGCTATGACTACCGGATGTTTGGCAGGGCACAATAGTGTTAGGCTGTCATTAGGAATGCCGCTTTTAGAATTGCCGAGAAATTTGGCATCTGGGGATCTTATTGCATATGAAAATGAATGTATAGAAACAAAAGAAGGATTGAAGAATCGCTATACGTTTGCAGGTGGAATATATTTTGATAGGATGAAATCATTAGGATTGTATACTACAAATACTGATGCGATTAGAGAAAAGGTAGAAAGAGATAATCTTATGGGAATATATAATGAAAAATTGGTTTAG
- a CDS encoding pseudouridine synthase, which produces MERLQKYLAECGIASRRKCEQLILDGKVKVNGKTIRELGVKVDPNKDVVEYNGKVVTKVNKNIYIMLNKPVGYITTVKDQFDRPSVIDLVNIDDRIYPIGRLDYDTSGLLLLTNDGDLANKLMHPRHKINKVYIAQIKGVPDKMKLDMFRNGLYIDNYKTAKAEIDILKVTNGNSTVRIVIHEGRNRQIRKMCELIGHPVLKLKRVKIGNLDIGNLKTGQWRYLSKDEVEYLKKL; this is translated from the coding sequence ATGGAAAGATTGCAAAAATACCTGGCTGAGTGCGGAATTGCGTCCAGGAGAAAGTGTGAGCAGTTGATTTTAGATGGAAAAGTTAAAGTTAATGGTAAAACTATAAGGGAGCTTGGTGTCAAAGTTGACCCAAATAAGGACGTTGTTGAATACAACGGTAAAGTAGTCACAAAAGTCAATAAAAATATATACATCATGCTAAATAAACCTGTAGGATATATTACGACGGTTAAAGATCAATTTGACAGACCTTCAGTTATAGACTTAGTTAATATTGATGATAGGATATATCCAATTGGTCGATTGGACTATGACACTTCAGGACTGCTTTTGCTTACGAATGACGGTGATTTGGCAAATAAACTCATGCACCCGAGGCATAAAATTAATAAGGTATATATTGCGCAAATAAAAGGTGTGCCAGACAAAATGAAGTTGGATATGTTTAGAAATGGACTTTACATTGATAATTATAAAACTGCCAAAGCTGAGATAGATATATTAAAAGTCACAAATGGTAATTCTACCGTAAGAATAGTCATCCATGAGGGACGAAACAGGCAAATCAGAAAGATGTGTGAGCTAATTGGACATCCTGTCTTAAAGTTAAAAAGAGTAAAAATAGGCAATTTGGATATTGGAAATTTAAAAACTGGACAATGGCGTTATCTATCTAAAGATGAAGTAGAATATTTAAAAAAATTATAG
- a CDS encoding sulfide/dihydroorotate dehydrogenase-like FAD/NAD-binding protein — protein MNHRLECIDIGSDYCPCYLAELNECIVCSQLQGKEFCDCNWNGVCVYQDFIWSKRKAKAKRETIVADIIDKQNINKNLIILTLSVSNKMARDLNEPGSYVFLRDESSPSFFDAPMSVMYADEINGIIKIAVQINGPKTNLINSCGKHVFLRGPYWNGLFGHKYIKGTRNSKCLVILRGIAQAPGAIIINKLYNNNNEITVIIDKGKVEEFFIWQYINNFNLKIITTDLLSNDGQDILKNAIADKDIKLIYSGGSDEQHLNILNYLDLLDSKAYFAVSNNNTICCGEGICGSCEVQIDGQKIRSCKVQLDVRKTIERRVLHG, from the coding sequence ATCAATCACAGGCTTGAATGTATTGACATTGGTAGTGATTACTGTCCTTGCTATTTAGCAGAATTAAACGAATGTATTGTTTGTTCTCAATTGCAAGGAAAAGAATTTTGCGATTGCAATTGGAATGGCGTATGTGTATATCAAGATTTTATTTGGTCAAAAAGAAAAGCAAAAGCAAAAAGGGAAACTATTGTGGCAGATATAATTGATAAACAAAATATAAATAAAAATTTAATAATATTGACGCTATCTGTATCTAACAAAATGGCAAGAGACTTAAATGAACCTGGATCGTATGTGTTCTTAAGAGATGAGTCAAGTCCTTCTTTTTTCGACGCACCAATGTCTGTAATGTACGCTGATGAGATAAATGGGATTATAAAAATTGCTGTACAAATTAACGGCCCTAAGACAAATTTAATCAATTCATGCGGTAAACATGTATTTTTGAGAGGCCCATATTGGAATGGATTGTTTGGACACAAATATATAAAAGGTACTAGAAATTCAAAATGCCTTGTAATATTAAGGGGTATAGCACAAGCACCTGGAGCAATAATCATAAACAAGTTATACAATAACAACAATGAAATAACTGTGATAATTGATAAGGGTAAAGTTGAAGAGTTTTTTATTTGGCAGTATATTAATAACTTTAATTTAAAGATAATTACGACAGATCTTTTAAGCAACGATGGGCAAGATATTTTAAAAAATGCAATTGCAGACAAGGATATTAAATTAATTTACAGTGGAGGTTCTGATGAACAACATCTAAATATTTTAAATTATTTAGATTTACTTGATAGCAAAGCTTATTTTGCTGTATCAAACAATAATACAATATGCTGTGGAGAAGGTATTTGCGGCAGTTGTGAAGTCCAAATTGATGGGCAAAAAATAAGGTCGTGTAAAGTTCAATTAGATGTTAGAAAGACAATTGAAAGGAGAGTATTACATGGTTAA
- a CDS encoding D-alanyl-D-alanine carboxypeptidase family protein, whose product MKKILLLVLIFTFLMTPTNIEAENLKPPQIAAKAAIVMDQKSGRILFEKNISEKLPMASTTKIMTLLLALEYGNLNDIVTVSKKAASVGGSSIWLSPGEKISMINLLYGLMLNSGNDAATAIAEHISGSVDKFVELMNKKAKEIGAYNTNFVTPSGLDIGIDNHYTTAYDLALITRYAFNNYNKFAEIVSTKEKTIPWDGKEYDRYLRNKNKMLWQYEGADGVKTGFTNKAGRCLVASATRNGQRLISVVLNSGPMWEDTQKILDYSFSNYTPIKIISKGQMVKTISVVNGKEKYLPLMYNSDFILPISKDEEINVKIDYNIPKSVKAPIGIGEKIGIAIVKLNDNQVATIDVVSGKNIDERDYNFNFKTIIKNWIDIFQY is encoded by the coding sequence ATGAAGAAAATACTTTTATTAGTGCTTATTTTTACTTTCCTTATGACCCCTACAAACATAGAAGCTGAGAATTTAAAACCTCCTCAGATTGCTGCAAAAGCTGCAATTGTAATGGATCAGAAATCTGGCAGAATTCTTTTTGAAAAAAATATAAGTGAAAAACTTCCTATGGCAAGTACAACCAAAATCATGACATTGTTGTTGGCTTTAGAATACGGCAATTTAAATGATATTGTAACCGTCAGCAAAAAAGCTGCAAGTGTAGGTGGATCTTCAATATGGCTTTCGCCTGGAGAAAAAATTTCAATGATAAATTTATTGTACGGTTTAATGTTAAACTCAGGGAATGATGCTGCAACCGCAATTGCAGAACATATAAGTGGCAGTGTTGATAAGTTTGTGGAGCTTATGAATAAAAAAGCTAAAGAAATTGGAGCATATAATACAAATTTTGTTACACCTTCAGGTCTTGATATCGGGATTGACAACCATTATACAACTGCTTATGATTTAGCTTTAATTACAAGATACGCTTTTAACAATTACAATAAATTCGCTGAAATAGTATCAACAAAAGAAAAGACAATTCCTTGGGACGGAAAAGAATACGACAGGTATCTGCGAAATAAAAATAAGATGCTTTGGCAATATGAAGGAGCAGATGGAGTAAAAACAGGATTTACTAATAAGGCTGGCAGATGCTTAGTAGCTTCTGCAACAAGAAATGGTCAAAGGCTAATATCTGTAGTATTAAACAGCGGTCCAATGTGGGAAGACACACAAAAAATTTTAGATTACTCTTTTTCAAATTATACTCCAATTAAGATCATTTCGAAAGGTCAGATGGTAAAGACCATAAGTGTTGTTAATGGCAAGGAAAAATATCTGCCGCTTATGTATAATAGTGATTTCATCTTGCCAATTTCAAAAGATGAGGAGATAAACGTTAAAATTGATTATAACATACCTAAATCTGTAAAAGCACCAATAGGAATTGGAGAAAAAATCGGAATTGCTATTGTGAAATTGAATGATAATCAGGTTGCGACTATCGATGTTGTTTCAGGCAAAAACATTGATGAAAGAGATTATAACTTTAATTTTAAAACCATCATAAAGAATTGGATTGACATATTTCAATATTAA